A genomic region of Anas acuta chromosome 1, bAnaAcu1.1, whole genome shotgun sequence contains the following coding sequences:
- the LOC137865655 gene encoding C-type lectin domain family 4 member E-like isoform X7, which produces MNQQERVSPGTAVVLFHRSCGQYKTLPENAQGWHCIPGGSASQKDSWKCCPEGWRPFQESCYYFSDDQMPWNESQQNCSGMDSQLVVINTEAEQEFLFSSVKGLVTNTYETKYYMGLSAHKTGKWQWVDRTPYKKMGTFWKPGEPNLLFAEKCAAIHVKGSTDSNTYSNWNNILCSTSCYRICELAVKFV; this is translated from the exons tTGTTCTCTTTCACAGGAGCTGTGGCCAGTACAAGACTCTGCCTGAGAATGCTCAAGGGTGGCACTGCATCCCCGGTGGATCTGCAAGCCAAA AGGACAGCTGGAAGTGCTGTCCAGAGGGCTGGAGACCCTTTCAGGAAAGCTGCTATTACTTCTCAGATGATCAGATGCCCTGGAATGAGAGCCAGCAGAACTGCAGTGGGATGGACTCCCAGCTGGTGGTCATCAATACAGAAGCAGAGCAG gagtTCCTCTTTAGCTCAGTGAAAGGACTAGTTACTAACAcctatgaaacaaaatattacatGGGCCTGTCTGCTCACAAAACTGGGAAATGGCAATGGGTGGATCGGACTCCATATAAGAAGATGGGCAC GTTCTGGAAACCTGGAGAACCCAATTTGCtctttgcagaaaaatgtgCTGCAATTCATGTCAAGGGAAGCACGGACTCCAACACATACAGTAACTGGAACAACATCCTTTGCTCTACAAGTTGCTACCGAATTTGTGAATTGGCAGTCAAATTTGTCTGA
- the LOC137865655 gene encoding C-type lectin domain family 6 member A-like isoform X1, with amino-acid sequence MNQQERVSPGTAAPAEGSSCSRLSPWVLLVSALAVKTALMTVGLVVLFHRSCGQYKTLPENAQGWHCIPGGSASQKDSWKCCPEGWRPFQESCYYFSDDQMPWNESQQNCSGMDSQLVVINTEAEQEFLFSSVKGLVTNTYETKYYMGLSAHKTGKWQWVDRTPYKKMGTFWKPGEPNLLFAEKCAAIHVKGSTDSNTYSNWNNILCSTSCYRICELAVKFV; translated from the exons ATGAACCAGCAAGAGAGAGTCAGTCCTGGGACTGCAG CCCCAGCAGAAGGGAGCAGCTGTTCCCGCCTGAGCCCCTGGGTCTTGCTCGTTTCTGCCCTTGCCGTCAAAACTGCCCTTATGACCGTCGGCCTCG tTGTTCTCTTTCACAGGAGCTGTGGCCAGTACAAGACTCTGCCTGAGAATGCTCAAGGGTGGCACTGCATCCCCGGTGGATCTGCAAGCCAAA AGGACAGCTGGAAGTGCTGTCCAGAGGGCTGGAGACCCTTTCAGGAAAGCTGCTATTACTTCTCAGATGATCAGATGCCCTGGAATGAGAGCCAGCAGAACTGCAGTGGGATGGACTCCCAGCTGGTGGTCATCAATACAGAAGCAGAGCAG gagtTCCTCTTTAGCTCAGTGAAAGGACTAGTTACTAACAcctatgaaacaaaatattacatGGGCCTGTCTGCTCACAAAACTGGGAAATGGCAATGGGTGGATCGGACTCCATATAAGAAGATGGGCAC GTTCTGGAAACCTGGAGAACCCAATTTGCtctttgcagaaaaatgtgCTGCAATTCATGTCAAGGGAAGCACGGACTCCAACACATACAGTAACTGGAACAACATCCTTTGCTCTACAAGTTGCTACCGAATTTGTGAATTGGCAGTCAAATTTGTCTGA
- the LOC137865655 gene encoding C-type lectin domain family 6 member A-like isoform X3, producing the protein MNQQERVSPGTAAPAEGSSCSRLSPWVLLVSALAVKTALMTVGLVVLFHRSCGQYKTLPENAQGWHCIPGGSASQKDSWKCCPEGWRPFQESCYYFSDDQMPWNESQQNCSGMDSQLVVINTEAEQEFLFSSVKGLVTNTYETKYYMGLSAHKTGKWQWVDRTPYKKMGTFWKPGEPNLLFAEKCAAIHVKGSTDSNTYSNWNNILCSTSCYRICELAVKFV; encoded by the exons CCCCAGCAGAAGGGAGCAGCTGTTCCCGCCTGAGCCCCTGGGTCTTGCTCGTTTCTGCCCTTGCCGTCAAAACTGCCCTTATGACCGTCGGCCTCG tTGTTCTCTTTCACAGGAGCTGTGGCCAGTACAAGACTCTGCCTGAGAATGCTCAAGGGTGGCACTGCATCCCCGGTGGATCTGCAAGCCAAA AGGACAGCTGGAAGTGCTGTCCAGAGGGCTGGAGACCCTTTCAGGAAAGCTGCTATTACTTCTCAGATGATCAGATGCCCTGGAATGAGAGCCAGCAGAACTGCAGTGGGATGGACTCCCAGCTGGTGGTCATCAATACAGAAGCAGAGCAG gagtTCCTCTTTAGCTCAGTGAAAGGACTAGTTACTAACAcctatgaaacaaaatattacatGGGCCTGTCTGCTCACAAAACTGGGAAATGGCAATGGGTGGATCGGACTCCATATAAGAAGATGGGCAC GTTCTGGAAACCTGGAGAACCCAATTTGCtctttgcagaaaaatgtgCTGCAATTCATGTCAAGGGAAGCACGGACTCCAACACATACAGTAACTGGAACAACATCCTTTGCTCTACAAGTTGCTACCGAATTTGTGAATTGGCAGTCAAATTTGTCTGA
- the LOC137865655 gene encoding C-type lectin domain family 4 member D-like isoform X5, translating to MNQQERVSPGTAAPAEGSSCSRLSPWVLLVSALAVKTALMTVGLEDSWKCCPEGWRPFQESCYYFSDDQMPWNESQQNCSGMDSQLVVINTEAEQEFLFSSVKGLVTNTYETKYYMGLSAHKTGKWQWVDRTPYKKMGTFWKPGEPNLLFAEKCAAIHVKGSTDSNTYSNWNNILCSTSCYRICELAVKFV from the exons ATGAACCAGCAAGAGAGAGTCAGTCCTGGGACTGCAG CCCCAGCAGAAGGGAGCAGCTGTTCCCGCCTGAGCCCCTGGGTCTTGCTCGTTTCTGCCCTTGCCGTCAAAACTGCCCTTATGACCGTCGGCCTCG AGGACAGCTGGAAGTGCTGTCCAGAGGGCTGGAGACCCTTTCAGGAAAGCTGCTATTACTTCTCAGATGATCAGATGCCCTGGAATGAGAGCCAGCAGAACTGCAGTGGGATGGACTCCCAGCTGGTGGTCATCAATACAGAAGCAGAGCAG gagtTCCTCTTTAGCTCAGTGAAAGGACTAGTTACTAACAcctatgaaacaaaatattacatGGGCCTGTCTGCTCACAAAACTGGGAAATGGCAATGGGTGGATCGGACTCCATATAAGAAGATGGGCAC GTTCTGGAAACCTGGAGAACCCAATTTGCtctttgcagaaaaatgtgCTGCAATTCATGTCAAGGGAAGCACGGACTCCAACACATACAGTAACTGGAACAACATCCTTTGCTCTACAAGTTGCTACCGAATTTGTGAATTGGCAGTCAAATTTGTCTGA
- the LOC137865655 gene encoding C-type lectin domain family 4 member E-like isoform X6: MNQQERVSPGTAVVLFHRSCGQYKTLPENAQGWHCIPGGSASQKDSWKCCPEGWRPFQESCYYFSDDQMPWNESQQNCSGMDSQLVVINTEAEQEFLFSSVKGLVTNTYETKYYMGLSAHKTGKWQWVDRTPYKKMGTFWKPGEPNLLFAEKCAAIHVKGSTDSNTYSNWNNILCSTSCYRICELAVKFV, encoded by the exons ATGAACCAGCAAGAGAGAGTCAGTCCTGGGACTGCAG tTGTTCTCTTTCACAGGAGCTGTGGCCAGTACAAGACTCTGCCTGAGAATGCTCAAGGGTGGCACTGCATCCCCGGTGGATCTGCAAGCCAAA AGGACAGCTGGAAGTGCTGTCCAGAGGGCTGGAGACCCTTTCAGGAAAGCTGCTATTACTTCTCAGATGATCAGATGCCCTGGAATGAGAGCCAGCAGAACTGCAGTGGGATGGACTCCCAGCTGGTGGTCATCAATACAGAAGCAGAGCAG gagtTCCTCTTTAGCTCAGTGAAAGGACTAGTTACTAACAcctatgaaacaaaatattacatGGGCCTGTCTGCTCACAAAACTGGGAAATGGCAATGGGTGGATCGGACTCCATATAAGAAGATGGGCAC GTTCTGGAAACCTGGAGAACCCAATTTGCtctttgcagaaaaatgtgCTGCAATTCATGTCAAGGGAAGCACGGACTCCAACACATACAGTAACTGGAACAACATCCTTTGCTCTACAAGTTGCTACCGAATTTGTGAATTGGCAGTCAAATTTGTCTGA